A DNA window from Streptococcus mutans contains the following coding sequences:
- the cysE gene encoding serine O-acetyltransferase, with amino-acid sequence MGWWKETIDIVKEKDPAARTALEVLLTYPGVKALAAHCLSHFLWTHHCKLLARMHSQFWRFWTQIEIHPGAEIAEGVFIDHGSGLVIGETAIVEKGVMLYHGVTLGGTGKETGKRHPTIRQGALISAHSQVIGPVEVGPGAKVGAGAVVVSDVPADVTVVGVPAKVVRIHGQKDETAIHEIEENREYYLKKLEEAKEASFHSSGL; translated from the coding sequence ATGGGTTGGTGGAAAGAAACCATTGATATTGTTAAAGAAAAAGATCCCGCAGCACGGACGGCGCTAGAGGTTCTTTTGACTTACCCAGGTGTTAAGGCTTTAGCTGCTCATTGCTTATCTCATTTTTTGTGGACACACCATTGTAAATTGTTGGCTCGGATGCATAGTCAGTTTTGGCGTTTTTGGACACAAATTGAGATTCATCCAGGTGCTGAAATTGCAGAAGGCGTCTTTATTGATCACGGTTCAGGTTTAGTTATTGGTGAGACTGCCATCGTAGAAAAAGGGGTCATGCTTTATCATGGTGTGACACTTGGTGGTACGGGTAAAGAGACTGGAAAACGGCATCCAACGATTCGTCAAGGAGCTCTTATTTCTGCACATTCACAAGTTATTGGTCCGGTTGAGGTTGGTCCGGGCGCTAAGGTGGGTGCAGGTGCAGTCGTTGTTTCGGATGTTCCAGCAGACGTCACTGTGGTTGGTGTTCCAGCCAAGGTGGTTCGTATTCATGGTCAAAAAGATGAAACAGCTATCCATGAAATCGAAGAGAACCGTGAATATTACCTCAAAAAACTAGAAGAAGCTAAGGAAGCTAGTTTTCACTCGTCCGGGCTGTGA